TGGGGCTATTATGGCCAAAAGGCGCTTACATTTAACTTTTAAGCACGCCAGTTCACGCTCTTGACTAAAATTTGTCTTTGCCAGAATTTACCGCTACCTGTGAGCTGAGATGCAGGATGGCAACGTCTAGATCGTTGGTCAAGGTCATTCACAATGGCATAAAAAAAGCCCCTGATCTTCAACGATCAGGGACGATTTTCACCGCGGTACCACCCACATTATGCTTTGCATCACTCTAATGGATATCGGCATGACCCGTTAACCAGGCTTTCATTGAGGTGTAATTCGTGATCAAAGGCGGAACGGTTTGCAGCAACCACCGTTTTTCTTAGACCTGCCTAGGACCACTACTGCGGCTCATCTGGTGACTTTATGGTTTAGATCTTAACACATGTAGGCGAACGGTTCTATTCTTTTTGGACATTCTTCCGGAGTTCGCGCTAACGACGCAGTACTTCTGAAGTGCGCCTAACTTTTCACTTTTGCGGGTCCTGTGGTGCTTCTTTTGGATCTCGATCGGCTGGATAGGCTTTGACGTCAGCGTCTAGAATATCGTATTCATCCATGAGCCTGCGTTCGACGCGCTCTCCTAGATCATAGGAATCGGCTACGGTCATATTGGGATTGACACGAATACCGATGGTTAGCAAGACAGCATCGCCTGCATATCGTGCTTCAATACTTTGAACGCCTTTGACACCTGGGACTGCACTGATTGTTTGGCGGTAGGCAGCAATTTTTTTGGTGTCGAATCCATCTGTTAATTCAAAAATGGATTCTCGCAGGATAGTCCAAGCCGCATATAAAATCAAACAACCAACGGCCACAGCTGCGCCACCATCCAGCCAAAGCCAGCCAGCTTTGGCACCTAAGATGGCGAGTAACGTGCCACCGCTGGTCACAGCGTCGGCAAAGCTATCCTTGGCCGCCGCTCGCAAAACACTGCTGTCCAATTGCTTCGCCCTAATATGGTTAATCAGTGAAACGGTGCCCATTGCCAATCCTGCCGCTAAGCTAACATAAACCGCAAGTTCTCCGGGAACCTGCAGCTTACCTTGATACCAAGCTTGCAGACCGTGATAACCGTCAATGACAACATCTAGACCGACGACGAGCATGATTAAGCCAGAAAAGAGTGTTGCGATGGTTTGAAAGCGCCAGTGGCCAAATCGGTGTTCACTGTCAGGCCGTTGTTGGGAAATCTGCAAACCCCAAAGTAAAATCAGCGCAGAGGCCACACCAGTCAGGTTATTCAACCCATCCGCAGCCAATGCCCGAGAATGCGCTAACTGCGCGATCCACAATTCTACCACGGTCAACCCGCCATATACAATCAGATTCAGTGCAGCAGCATGCTGGGCACTTTTCAGGCGGGCAAACCGGCGTTGTTCATCTTTTAAAATATTTCGACCAGCATCCATGCGACATCCTCCTGACTAAATTAATTTGTTTATTAAAGACTATTATAATTCAAATAACGCACCGGTGACTGGTTATAACTTTACAAAATGATAGCGAGAGCGCTTTCTTACAAAATTTTTCATAACAATAAAAAAAAGCCCAGCAATAGCCGGGTTTTATCAAGCATCGTTCATATCAGCCGTTTTCGTTTTGCCGCTTCAAAGCGCTTGTCAATCGTTCCAATCGAGCAATGGTGTCATGTAAGGTCAGATAATAATAAACCATATTGCCTTCGCGGCGTGAGCCAACCATGCCAATGTCTTTGAGATGCTTCAGATGGTGCGAGGTCGCTGGCTGTGACAAACCGATAGCATCAGCCAAGTCGTTGACTTTTAAGCCTGTATCATTGTCTGCCGTTCCCAAAATCATAATCAATTTTTGTCGACTTGAATTCGATAACGCATTGAGATGTCCAATATCTTGCTTAAACTCTTTTAAAGCCTCTTGTTGCGCAGAGCTATATGCCGCCATTATGATGGCCTCCTTATAAACGCGTTTACGATTGCAGAAACTTGCGTCTTTAGAACACGGTATGCATCAAATTTCACTCATAACGAATATTACCTGAAATCGTAACGATTGCAACCAATATGCAAACCGTTCATACTGAATGCATGTCAATCGATTATTTTTGGAGGTGCCAATATGACCACGACGACCACTTTTCATGGTTTGGGTGCGGATAACACGCTTACCGTTTATGCAGATGGTGCTAATGAACTATTGAATCAAAGCATCAGCATGATTAATGCTTATGCCCATTTATTATCGCTGTATGATGAAGCATCCCTGCTGACTTTGATCAACAAGCAGGCCGGCAAAGAACCGGTTCACATTCCGGTTCGCCCTGTGTTCAATCTGATTGCTCAAGCGATCGCCTGGAGCAAACGCGGATTAGGTTACAACGCCTTAATCGGCCCGATCGTCAAACTTTGGCGCATCGGTTTCGATGATGCCCATGTTCCGACTGCCGAAGAAGTCACTGCCGCGCTTGCTTTGACAGATCCCGATCTTGTCGAGCTTGATTCAGAAAATCAAACTGTTTTTCTGACCAAACCCGGCATGGCCCTTGATCTTGGCGGTATCGCCAAAGGTTTCATTGTCGATCAAGTCTATGATCTTTGGGACAAAACCGGCGTTGAAGGTGGGTTGATTGACTTAGGTGGTAATCAGCGGCTCGTCGGTAATGCAGCCAGCGGCGTACCGTTATGGCAGTGGCCAATCACTGACCCGCGGACACCGGGAAAACGCAGTATCGCCACCTTGACAACCACCCCTAAAGCCGTCGTGACGACTGGTATTTATGAGCGGCACTCAGAGATCAACGGCAAAGAATATCACCATTTGCTTGATCCTAACACAGGCTATCCCGTCGAATCAGACATGGCCAGCATTACCGTCGTGGCCGATAGTGGCCTGATCGGAGACGTGTTATCTTCCATCGGTTTTTATGCTGGCATCCCTGCCGGTTACGATGCCGTTGAAGCCGAGGGTGAGGAAGCCATCTTCGTTACTAAAGATACCCGCGTTTACCAAACCAGCGGCCTGCGCGAAACCTTGGCCGTCACCATGTAAACCTTAGCCACCGTTGTCTTCAGACATAATAGTTTGGGACATCACTCATAATCATCAAAAAGGCAAACAAATTCCACTGTAAAGCGGAAACTGTTTGCCTTTTCTTATTGTAATCTATTGGAATTTTAAAGATATTAGTGCCAAGGCGGAGCAATCGTAGGCCAGATGGGGCTCAGCCGTGCAAACAACACAGCGACCGGGCTTTGTCACTGATGTTGTTAGGCGACTTCGAGACCGGTTTTTGGGCTCGAAGCGCCGTCACAGCGTTCCAGCCCCGTCTGGCCGGAGATTGCGGAGTTTGGCACGGCATGAGACTCTTTGGCCTAGACCTTACCCCCCGATTATTCAGAATCTAATAAATCACAAACCCAATACGACAATTATGCCCCATTATTTTATGCCAAAATGCTATAACAAATCACAGCATTCATAACAATAACATAAGCGTTAAATCTGCTGCCAAATCACACCGCCTGCCGGTACCATCGTGCCTACTGGCAATAAAGCGCGCAAACTTTTTGGCACTAATTCAGCATGCGGATCCTGTAACACTTGCGGTGATCCAGTTGGATTGGCCAGAACTACCAGCGTTTGGGTATCATTTTGGCGGACGAAGCCAAAACTGTCTTCAAACGTAAATGGGAAAAAAGCGGCACCTGCAGCCAAGGCTGGCTGATCAATGCGGGTCTGAAGCGCGATTTGATAAATATCCAAAACAGCCTGATCTTCATGGCCCCACGGATAAAAGGCGCGGTTATCCGGGTCTTTACCGCCAGTTAACCCGGCCTCATCCCCGTAGTAAAGGCACGGCACCCCAGGCAGCCAGTAAAATAGCGAGACGATAAACTGCAACTTACGCCGATCACCATCCAACATCGTTAAAATCCGTGGTGTATCATGACTGCCAATGTTGTTGAAATTGAACGCAAACGCATTTGTTGGATAATTCTCTTTCAACGTCATCAATTGACGCACAAATCCTGCCGCGTTTAACTGCCCATTTGTCAGGTCAATCAACATGGATCGCAGCGGATAATTCATGACTGCATTCAATTCGCCGCCTTCAAAATATTGCCGCCGCTTGCCATAAGCCTGTTTATTGGAGGCATCCTCCCAGACTTCGCCGATCAGCACCCGCTCCGGAAATTGATCAAGCGTGCTGCGAATCTGCCGGATAAAATCGTCCATCAATTCATCGGCAACATCCAAGCGCCACCCATCAACGCCTAAGTCAGTCCAATAACTGATCACCGAACCTTTTTTAGCCGCAATGAAGTCATGAAAGTCTTGATTATCCTTATTAATGGCTGGCAGATCCTTCACGCCCCACCAGCTATTGTAGTCATCAGGAAATCGCTTGAATGAAAACCACGAGGCATATGGGGAATCCAAGCTATTGGCCGCACCCACGTCTGAATATTCATTGACGGCATTGAAGTAGCGGCTATCAGCGCCAACGTGGTTAAACACGCCATCCAGAATGACATGCATCCCCAACTGATGCGCTGCCGCCAAAAACTGCTTAAAGTCATGCAGCGAACCTAAAACTTCATCAATTGCGAAATAATCGCCGGTGTCATACCGATGATTGCTCCGCGCCTGAAAAATTGGACTTAAATATAAGGCGTTGATGCCACGGGCTGCCAATAATGGCAGCTTTTGTTGAATGCCAGTCAGATTACCGCCGTAAAAATCCCAGCGAATGATCTCGCCATCGTTCCCGCGAATATACATGGGCCGATCGGTTTTTCGCCCATACAGAAAAGAGTTTTCCTTCGGAGCATTCACGTGACCGTCAGCATTCCCATTATTGAAGCGATCTACGAAGATATGATAAAAACGGGCATTTTGATACCACGCCGGAACGGGATCAAATGCGGTCACAACGGTCATCTGATAATTAACCACATCCACATTTTCCGGGTAAAGCTGACCAAGCCCGCCAAAGCCACCGCCGACTGCCCCAAAGCGTTCTCGGCCATTGTCGCTTTGCAACTCAAAATGATAAAACCAAAGACCGGCATTAGGAGGCGTAAACGTCACTGTGTAGCCGTTAGGGCTTTTCGTCATCGGCAAGGATTGCGTTTGATCGCAATGTTCGTCTGGCATGATGACAAGTGTGGCTTGTGTCACCGCACCATCAGCCTGTGCCGTCAATGTCACAGCCGTGCCTTTTTGCACCGCGCCAAAAGGTCGGCGATCGGTAAATGAATCAAATTGAAACATTGTGTTCCTCCATGTGTCATGTACACGAAACGTTCTCAAAACCGATAAATGAACCTTCATTAATCACGCAACCGATAGCTGGATTGATAACAATGAGCGCCAAGGCATGCTGATCAGATGCCATTCTAAATCGAGTGTTTCCGATAAGTCCGAGCTGGCGTCGCGGCGATTCAGGCTGATGACTGCGCGGCCAACTTTCTGCATGTTATCTAAAAAACAATCATCAAAAGTAGCCTCGGTATGACCTCTTTAAGCCTCGTGATCATCTTCTGGTGTCTTTGCCACCACATGCCAAATCTCGCGACCATAGCGTTGAACCGTAAAGTCAGCCGAGAATCGGCCACTTTCGGCAATATTAGCCAACGCCTTTTTGGCCCAAATGCGCGGTTGTTGATAAAGCTTATCCAGTCTTTCGTTCGCAGCCAGATAACTTTCAAAATCGGCCAACACGAAGTATTCATCGTTGTAAGTCAACAACGAATTGAAAATGTCACGACCTTCTGTTTCAATCCCCGGGATCTGCCCATTGACCAGCATATCCAGTGCGGCGTGCAAGCGTGGATCTTGATCGTAAAAGTCGCGAGCATGATAATCGCCACGCTGGTAATAACCGGCAATTTCTTCCTCTGTCAACCCAAAAATCTCAACGTTGTCATCACCCACGGCATCCTTGATCTCGATATTTGCGCCATCAAGTGTCGCCAAGGTCAAGGCACCGGCACTCATCAGCTTCATGTTACTGGTGCCGCTGGCTTCCTTACCGGCTGTGGAAATTTGTTCAGAAATATCGGCCGCAGGAATAATCTTTTCAGCCATGGTGACACCATAATTCGGCAAGAAAACAACTTGCAAGTACTTGCTTACTTCTGGATCACCGTTGACCAAATCGGCAACTGCATTCATAACCTTAATGATTTCCTTGGCATAAACGTAACTTGGCGCAGCTTTAGCGCCAAAAATGTGCAAACGCTTTGGTCGTTTTTCGCCACGTTTGATCGCCAAGTAAGCATCAAGAATCCCTAAGACATGCAATAATTGCCGTTTATACGCGTGCAGGCGTTTGATCTGCACATCAAAAATGGCATCAGGATCAACTTTGACGTGCACAACTTGATCAATATACTTCGCCAATGCTCGTTTATTTTCGGCCTTAGCAGCATTCAGGTCGTCGAGAAAACGGGTATCATCGGCGAAATTATGCAACTGCCGCAATGCCAACGGGTTTTTCCGCCAAGTTGTCCCAATTTTTTTATCCAAAAGGTGGGAAAGCGGTCGATCGCCAATTTGAATCCAACGCCGCGGCGTGATGCCGTTTGTCTTGTTATTGAACCGTTCTGGAAAGATTTGATACAAGTCATGCAGGACGTCTTTTTTAAGCAACTCACTATGAATTGGGGCCACGCCATTGATCGCATGGGAACCAATTGATGCGAGATAGGCCATCCGCACCTGTCCGTTACCAAGCGGCGCAATCCGATCAATCATTGCTTGACCAAATTGCGGCACGAAAACCAGCCGGAAGCGGCGATCGATTTCCTGAATGATTTGATAGATTCGCGGTACCATGCCGCTGAACATATCAATTGGCCAAACTTCCAGCGCCTCTGACAACAACGTATGGTTCGTGTAGCTCATCACCTTGAGCGTAATGCGCCAAGCTTCGTCCCAGCTAACATGCTCATCATCCATTAACACCCGCATCAGCTCCGGAATTGCCATTGCCGGATGGGTATCATTGATATGAATGGCAACGCGATCTGCAAACCCGGCCATGCTGTTATGGGTACGGCGATAATGGCGGACGATGCTTTGAATCCCAGCACTGGTAAAGAAGTACTCCTGCCGCAATCGCAGCTGCTTGCCGGATGCATCGGAATCGTCAGGATAAAGAATCTGTGTAATCTGATTGATCCGTTCTTTTTGTTCCAACGTAAAATCGGTGCCGGCATTGATCGGTGCTTCAGCAGACCACAGACGCAGGTTATTCACCACCTGATTGTGGTACCCCACCATGGCCACATCGTATGGTACAGCCAATACATCGTCAGTATTGTGATAGATCACCCGCAGATTGCCGCTACGACTTGGGCGTAACTCAACCCAGCCGCCGAATTTAACCGTGACTGCGCGATTTTCTTTACGAGTCTCCCATGCAAAGCCATTCCGCATCCAATCATCTGGCAGCTCCACTTGATACCCGTTGACAAAGGCCTGCTTAAACAGCCCGTACTGGTAGCGAATACCATTGCCGTTACCAGCCATGCCGACACTAGCCATGGCATCCATAAACGCTGATGCCAACCGACCTAAACCACCATTGCCTAAACCTGGATCTGCTTCAGCATCAAAAATTTTCTGTGGTCGCAGTCCCAACTCATTCAACCCTGCTTCAACTTCACTCAGGATGCCAAGATTTAGCAAATTCGACTGCAGCAGTCGGCCTGGCAAAAACTCAATTGAAAAGTAGAAGACCTGTTTTGTCTCCTCCTGATCGTAACGTTTCTTGGTCTCGGCCCAAGGTTGGCCAATATATGACCGCGTTAATAGTGCCAACGCCTGATAAAGCTGTTGGGTGGACAGGTCATCGAGCGGTGCTGCATACAGCTTCAAAGCAATATCTTTGAATTCTGTAATGAATTGTTCCTTTGTTAATGACATAAACACACCTCACCAAATTAAATACAGCAACTTTTAAACACACCGCACCCCGGGAGTGACACCATGTCGTCGTACCCACGGCGACTCCAAAACGAGCCGAAACTCATTTTGATAAACAAAACGAGGTCGGATCGGGTCACCTTGCCAGCCGGTTTGACGCATCTACGCCTCGCCTGCCTTCCGACTGATCCCGACACGACCTCGCTGTTGTCACCTCATGCTTTGCCCAGAATGCGTTGATAACCTTTCAAATACTCAGCTGCGGAATGGTGCCAGTCAAAGTCCTTCACCATCGCATGTTGTTGCAACTTAGCATAGACTTTTGGCTGATCCGCATAAACACTCTTCGCCATGCGCAGAATGTTTGTGAGCACGCCAGCGTTGTAATCCCAGAAACTAAACCCATCACCAGCGCCAGTTTCAGCGTTATAGGCTAGAACCGAGTCACGCAAACCACCAGTTTCATGCACAATTGGCAGCGTGCCATAGCGCATCGCCATCATTTGTGCCAAGCCGCTTGGTTCAAAGGCACTTGGCATCATGAAGTAATCGGCGCCGGCATAAATCCGCTGCGCTAAGCCTTCATCAAAATCAATCCGCACCGCCAATTGGCCAGGGAACCGATCCTGCAATGATGACAAATCTTCTTCCAGATCTTGATCGCCAGTGCCAAGAACCACGACCTGCACATTATTTTGAACTAAGAAATTCTCCAAAGCATCAACTAAGAGATCGGCCCCTTTTTGCCGGGTCAACCGACTGACCATCGCAAACAGCGGATCAGTCCTCTTTGGTAAATGCATCTCGTCTTGCAAAGCCTTTTTATCTTTGGCCTTGCCAGCCAAATTCTTGGCGTCGTACTTATAAGCCAGACTCTGATCAGTGGCTGGATTATAGACTTCAGAATCAACCCCATTCAGAATCCCGACCAGTTTACCACTTTGTTTTCGTAACGTGCCATCCAAATGCTCGCCAAAGGCTGGTGTTTGAATTTCTTTGGCGTAACTCGGACTAACCGTCGACACAAGATCGGCGTAATTAATCCCGCCCTTGAGCCAATTGATTGACCCGTCTTGACCAAAGCCATCGTCGTTGAAACCTTCACGGCCAATACCAAAAACGGTCGCTAACGTTGACGGCGGGAACCAGCCTTGGAATTGCAGATTGTGAATCGTCAGTTGTGTCTTAATCTGTTGATACGGCTTGATCCAACCATACTTTTCTTTTAATAGCACCGGAATGAAAGCTGTGTGCCAATCGTTGGCATGAATGACATCTGGAATCCATTCAATCACCTGAAGCATTTCAATCACGGCCATTTGGAAATAACCAAACCGGCCGCCGTCATCCCAGTAACCGTACAAGCCATCCCGATCAAAATACTGCCGATTATCAATGAGATAGTACGTGACATCCCCGAGTTTAATTGTTTTAAGGCCAACGTAAACTGGACGGCCATCCATCTCCAAGGTGAAATGGGTCAAATCCTTCACTTTAGGCAGATACTTCGCCGGGAACTTCTTTTCATAAAATGGAATGGCAACCCGAATGTCCACACCTTGCTTCTTAATTGCTTTAGGCAAGGCATAGGTTACATCCCCTAAACCGCCTGTTTTATAAAACGGCGCACTTTCCGCAGCTGTAAAGAGTACTTTAAGCACGGGCCGTCACCCCCTGGCCATCTGGCTGAAAGACTTTCTGATTCTTCGAAAAGACCAATGGCTCCTCAGGGGTCCCTTCCAACGCAAGGTTTGGCCCAATGACCACACCTTTGTCTAGGATCGCATACTTCACACTGGAGCCTGTGCCAATCTTACTGCCTTGCATCACAATACTGTGATCAACCACTGCATCACGATGAATATGCACATTTCTGAAGAGAATCGAATTATCGACCGTACCTTCAATGAAGTCACCAGTACCTAACAAGCTGTTGGTCACCTTGGATTCGGTTGAATAGAAGGTCGGAATTTCATTCTTATTCTTCGTTTCAATCGAATTAGCACTATAAAGCAACGCTTGATAGTTTTGGTCTTCCAACATGCTCATGTTCGCGTCAAAATACCGCTGAGTCGTATTCAACTTTGCCAGAAAACCAGTATATTCAAACGCGTTAGCATTATTTTCCAGTACGGCTTCACGTAGAATTTGCGGCAACCGTTTGAATGTTGGCGCTTCGGAGGCATCCGTCAGAAGATCAATCAAGTCAATCGTCCCGATCAGATAAATATCCATGAACGCCGGGATCTTACCTTCCTTGAGATGCCCACGATTTTCCGATGCTGGGACAACTGAGCTAGCCGTGCCAAGCTCCGTCATATCCAACGTTAAGTCTTCCGGCTTCATCGCTTCTTCCGGCAGATTCTTGTAAACCGCCGTCACCGGACTCTCGCCAGCTTGGTGATAGGCAACGATGGCATCGACATCAACATTGGCCACAATTTGCGTACCCATGATAATCGTGTACTGCGCGCTGCTTTTGCGCAGAAATTGGAGATAGTCGTCAAAATACCGCGCGCGTAATTTTGGATCTTCATAGTCGCGGCCAGCCATATACGGATACGTGAAAATACCACCAGTAATCTGATCCACGTTCCAAGTCGACCCGCTACGAATGTGGTCCGTGAAACTACGACCGGACTTTGGCAGGAAAATCGCCACGCTGCGCACATTGGCATGATCCAATGATGACAGTGGAAAATCGATGAGACGGTAGCGGCCAGCAAACGGCAAGGTACCGATCGGGCGGGCTGCTGTCAGCGGCTGAATTTGGTCGTCTGGTTCATTCAGATCAATAATTGCTGCTAAATCGCCTTTTCTCATTCTTTTTCAGTCCTTCCTAAAACTTCCCCATAACCAACAACGCTAATTTCATTCGGTTTGCCGACAACTTTACCATTGTCCCCAATAATCGCATTTTCACCGACAATGGCATGATCGACAGTCACGTTCTTACCAATAACGGCGTTTGGCATGATCATGCTGTCCTTGATCACGGAGCCTTCACCGATTTTGACGTTTTGACTCAAAATACTGTGCTGAATTGAACCTGCGACATAGCAGCCGTCAACAATCATGGAGCCAGCAACTTTGGCGGTCTTGGTCAGGAACATTGGCGGCAGCGCCTCGTTTTGACTGAAGATCCGCCAGTTGCGATTGCCAATGTTCAATGGATTGTTAGGATTCAAGAATTCCATGTTAGCTTCCCACAGACTCTGAATCGTCCCGACATCCTTCCAGTAACCGCGGAAGGCATAAGCATAGCTGGCTTCATTATGCGTCACGTAAGCTGGAATCACGTCATGGCCAAAGTCTTCCATGGCACCATCTGTTGCATAACTTTCGGTCAAATATTGTTTCAACGTTGGCCAGTTGAAAATGTAAATCCCCATCGAGGCTAAGTTACTCTTTGGCTTGGCTGGTTTCTCTTCAAATTCAATAATCCGGTCCGTGTCATCGGTGTTCATGATGCCGAAGCGTTTGGCTTCTTCTTTTTCAACCGGCATGACAGCAACAGTCAATGAAGCCTTCTTGGCCTTGTGATAATCCAGCATCGCTTGATAATCCATTTTATAAATATGATCCCCTGAAAGGATTAACAAATATTGCGGATTGTACGAGTCAATATAAGCGATATTTTGATAAATCGCATGCGCCGTGCCTTCAAAGAACTTTTCGCCTTCACTTGAAGCGTAAGGCTGCAGGATGGTCACACCGGCACCGCGTTCATTAAGCCCCCAGCTGGCACCATTTTGAATATGGCGATTCAGCTCAAGCGGTTGATACTGGGTAATGACCCCCGCGGTGTTGACCCCTGAATTAGCTAAATTACTCAGAGTAAAATCAATAATCCGATATCTACCTCCGAATGGCACCGAAGGCTTAGCCGTCGTTTTGGTCAGTTTCCCTAAACGGGTTCCCTGCCCTCCGGCTAAAATCATTCCCAACATTTCAGTACTCATGATTGCGGCGCATTGTGCGCCTTCCCCCCTAACTTCTTCGATTGCTGATGGTTAACTTTGCTAATGTCACGTGGTTGCGACCGCGCTGGCGATGTGCCCCAGTCGTCTTGATGACTAATCGGTTGCCGTTGATGACCGGCGAGTGACAACGGTGTTTCGTGTT
This genomic window from Lacticaseibacillus paracasei subsp. paracasei contains:
- a CDS encoding cation diffusion facilitator family transporter, translated to MDAGRNILKDEQRRFARLKSAQHAAALNLIVYGGLTVVELWIAQLAHSRALAADGLNNLTGVASALILLWGLQISQQRPDSEHRFGHWRFQTIATLFSGLIMLVVGLDVVIDGYHGLQAWYQGKLQVPGELAVYVSLAAGLAMGTVSLINHIRAKQLDSSVLRAAAKDSFADAVTSGGTLLAILGAKAGWLWLDGGAAVAVGCLILYAAWTILRESIFELTDGFDTKKIAAYRQTISAVPGVKGVQSIEARYAGDAVLLTIGIRVNPNMTVADSYDLGERVERRLMDEYDILDADVKAYPADRDPKEAPQDPQK
- a CDS encoding ArsR/SmtB family transcription factor → MAAYSSAQQEALKEFKQDIGHLNALSNSSRQKLIMILGTADNDTGLKVNDLADAIGLSQPATSHHLKHLKDIGMVGSRREGNMVYYYLTLHDTIARLERLTSALKRQNENG
- a CDS encoding FAD:protein FMN transferase; translation: MTTTTTFHGLGADNTLTVYADGANELLNQSISMINAYAHLLSLYDEASLLTLINKQAGKEPVHIPVRPVFNLIAQAIAWSKRGLGYNALIGPIVKLWRIGFDDAHVPTAEEVTAALALTDPDLVELDSENQTVFLTKPGMALDLGGIAKGFIVDQVYDLWDKTGVEGGLIDLGGNQRLVGNAASGVPLWQWPITDPRTPGKRSIATLTTTPKAVVTTGIYERHSEINGKEYHHLLDPNTGYPVESDMASITVVADSGLIGDVLSSIGFYAGIPAGYDAVEAEGEEAIFVTKDTRVYQTSGLRETLAVTM
- a CDS encoding glycoside hydrolase family 13 protein, coding for MFQFDSFTDRRPFGAVQKGTAVTLTAQADGAVTQATLVIMPDEHCDQTQSLPMTKSPNGYTVTFTPPNAGLWFYHFELQSDNGRERFGAVGGGFGGLGQLYPENVDVVNYQMTVVTAFDPVPAWYQNARFYHIFVDRFNNGNADGHVNAPKENSFLYGRKTDRPMYIRGNDGEIIRWDFYGGNLTGIQQKLPLLAARGINALYLSPIFQARSNHRYDTGDYFAIDEVLGSLHDFKQFLAAAHQLGMHVILDGVFNHVGADSRYFNAVNEYSDVGAANSLDSPYASWFSFKRFPDDYNSWWGVKDLPAINKDNQDFHDFIAAKKGSVISYWTDLGVDGWRLDVADELMDDFIRQIRSTLDQFPERVLIGEVWEDASNKQAYGKRRQYFEGGELNAVMNYPLRSMLIDLTNGQLNAAGFVRQLMTLKENYPTNAFAFNFNNIGSHDTPRILTMLDGDRRKLQFIVSLFYWLPGVPCLYYGDEAGLTGGKDPDNRAFYPWGHEDQAVLDIYQIALQTRIDQPALAAGAAFFPFTFEDSFGFVRQNDTQTLVVLANPTGSPQVLQDPHAELVPKSLRALLPVGTMVPAGGVIWQQI
- a CDS encoding glycogen/starch/alpha-glucan phosphorylase, translating into MSLTKEQFITEFKDIALKLYAAPLDDLSTQQLYQALALLTRSYIGQPWAETKKRYDQEETKQVFYFSIEFLPGRLLQSNLLNLGILSEVEAGLNELGLRPQKIFDAEADPGLGNGGLGRLASAFMDAMASVGMAGNGNGIRYQYGLFKQAFVNGYQVELPDDWMRNGFAWETRKENRAVTVKFGGWVELRPSRSGNLRVIYHNTDDVLAVPYDVAMVGYHNQVVNNLRLWSAEAPINAGTDFTLEQKERINQITQILYPDDSDASGKQLRLRQEYFFTSAGIQSIVRHYRRTHNSMAGFADRVAIHINDTHPAMAIPELMRVLMDDEHVSWDEAWRITLKVMSYTNHTLLSEALEVWPIDMFSGMVPRIYQIIQEIDRRFRLVFVPQFGQAMIDRIAPLGNGQVRMAYLASIGSHAINGVAPIHSELLKKDVLHDLYQIFPERFNNKTNGITPRRWIQIGDRPLSHLLDKKIGTTWRKNPLALRQLHNFADDTRFLDDLNAAKAENKRALAKYIDQVVHVKVDPDAIFDVQIKRLHAYKRQLLHVLGILDAYLAIKRGEKRPKRLHIFGAKAAPSYVYAKEIIKVMNAVADLVNGDPEVSKYLQVVFLPNYGVTMAEKIIPAADISEQISTAGKEASGTSNMKLMSAGALTLATLDGANIEIKDAVGDDNVEIFGLTEEEIAGYYQRGDYHARDFYDQDPRLHAALDMLVNGQIPGIETEGRDIFNSLLTYNDEYFVLADFESYLAANERLDKLYQQPRIWAKKALANIAESGRFSADFTVQRYGREIWHVVAKTPEDDHEA
- the glgA gene encoding glycogen synthase GlgA, producing the protein MLKVLFTAAESAPFYKTGGLGDVTYALPKAIKKQGVDIRVAIPFYEKKFPAKYLPKVKDLTHFTLEMDGRPVYVGLKTIKLGDVTYYLIDNRQYFDRDGLYGYWDDGGRFGYFQMAVIEMLQVIEWIPDVIHANDWHTAFIPVLLKEKYGWIKPYQQIKTQLTIHNLQFQGWFPPSTLATVFGIGREGFNDDGFGQDGSINWLKGGINYADLVSTVSPSYAKEIQTPAFGEHLDGTLRKQSGKLVGILNGVDSEVYNPATDQSLAYKYDAKNLAGKAKDKKALQDEMHLPKRTDPLFAMVSRLTRQKGADLLVDALENFLVQNNVQVVVLGTGDQDLEEDLSSLQDRFPGQLAVRIDFDEGLAQRIYAGADYFMMPSAFEPSGLAQMMAMRYGTLPIVHETGGLRDSVLAYNAETGAGDGFSFWDYNAGVLTNILRMAKSVYADQPKVYAKLQQHAMVKDFDWHHSAAEYLKGYQRILGKA
- the glgD gene encoding glucose-1-phosphate adenylyltransferase subunit GlgD, which translates into the protein MRKGDLAAIIDLNEPDDQIQPLTAARPIGTLPFAGRYRLIDFPLSSLDHANVRSVAIFLPKSGRSFTDHIRSGSTWNVDQITGGIFTYPYMAGRDYEDPKLRARYFDDYLQFLRKSSAQYTIIMGTQIVANVDVDAIVAYHQAGESPVTAVYKNLPEEAMKPEDLTLDMTELGTASSVVPASENRGHLKEGKIPAFMDIYLIGTIDLIDLLTDASEAPTFKRLPQILREAVLENNANAFEYTGFLAKLNTTQRYFDANMSMLEDQNYQALLYSANSIETKNKNEIPTFYSTESKVTNSLLGTGDFIEGTVDNSILFRNVHIHRDAVVDHSIVMQGSKIGTGSSVKYAILDKGVVIGPNLALEGTPEEPLVFSKNQKVFQPDGQGVTARA
- a CDS encoding glucose-1-phosphate adenylyltransferase, encoding MSTEMLGMILAGGQGTRLGKLTKTTAKPSVPFGGRYRIIDFTLSNLANSGVNTAGVITQYQPLELNRHIQNGASWGLNERGAGVTILQPYASSEGEKFFEGTAHAIYQNIAYIDSYNPQYLLILSGDHIYKMDYQAMLDYHKAKKASLTVAVMPVEKEEAKRFGIMNTDDTDRIIEFEEKPAKPKSNLASMGIYIFNWPTLKQYLTESYATDGAMEDFGHDVIPAYVTHNEASYAYAFRGYWKDVGTIQSLWEANMEFLNPNNPLNIGNRNWRIFSQNEALPPMFLTKTAKVAGSMIVDGCYVAGSIQHSILSQNVKIGEGSVIKDSMIMPNAVIGKNVTVDHAIVGENAIIGDNGKVVGKPNEISVVGYGEVLGRTEKE